In Henningerozyma blattae CBS 6284 chromosome 7, complete genome, a single genomic region encodes these proteins:
- the TBLA0G03610 gene encoding uncharacterized protein (similar to Saccharomyces cerevisiae RPM2 (YML091C); ancestral locus Anc_8.865), whose protein sequence is MLKVKNNNISGSFIKCIPKHSINTKKYVSTTTKDNSKDKTVKYATAKSTPLISKSNKGISTLKQSKDNELLIHDLNQLFNGTNPYIKKLTRNSPTLNINRLIIPFLQHSVKNHDIDNKKILLQNKIFQQFTNLLANKDCKYKFDASTFIQLSFQYSDLLSTQKFKLILLRTLTYSSQREYPEFYYYSGLALLLVAKKDVTSIECLLKKIPISDGRKSILKYCVYSSLLKLNQFESTFIELTKYFDNLAIPNPSLKIQNFNNDIELTIFKLLAENYFLQLATFNPHAATHQWVAFIRKYSDYFSLSYQFYLQFIENLLLSKNAKVNWEMVKRIYGYAYPLSLRKSVSIPMPIINFTCLLFPGTKENFASQSISSNLSLLLQFCIKKKDTQLFFKILNESIIRNIVLNLNSNIYLTMLKYLHTSAQPNCNTSIPMKHLLYILDSHGSLILKQGNNFASLQYINFVNMTFEDMKVLWISFFTRSKFFENICLSINILQYQDVLNQIFSKIYLILKTENLFNLKYILVMSCRAYTNVLRATTSSNTTNDTSFEIDSTYRLLATLSNIIREIYEIYSNATSLDNSQFDSKTITIIKKTNLPKINNLPSLSNNKSQFYSLSYLIKSNPIFGLNIYHILRNEGYLFDTTTYLALLYHCRFIDSNIVSVIQNELEQNQCISECLSKAFNKAIITAPLIKINEYIQYLPITNSKFLLSLPDQSIIKLFDQTSDALDVIWKIGFPTKFQSEDIKSRHKLLISYIYKRLYSEQLYQEIINFQSCCGLNDKDIIILLKSYLKLFKFNDYEKCLHQFNNRISQIERNDLSIEYSYRKKFEQFNIQQEESLISKNNREHMMAKISYLNNFPLWTIPRVNKNIIKPHSIHILGYELLNQLFNLSTLLKSYSYYTDNINELKILKSDTLQKYLLVRFMLYEIYDATMILKMNSSLKLLSLIKMKNYLRFRKFLNCPNLNFHEMKIYISILERIDKGKLVELLDNIVESQTFNKDKKPIFLEEKCKFKLENNEMKELVKHLREKIFKCHNISSY, encoded by the coding sequence ATGCTTAAAGTTAAGAACAACAATATCTCTGgatcatttattaaatgtaTTCCTAAACATAGtataaatacaaaaaaatatgtatCAACCACTACTAAAGATAATTCCAAAGATAAAACTGTAAAATATGCAACTGCAAAAAGTACACCCTTAATTTCAAAGTCAAATAAAGGAATATCAACTTTAAAACAATCTAAAGACAATGAGCTACTTATACATGATTTAAAccaattatttaatggTACTAATCCCtacataaaaaaattaacccGCAATTCTCCCACTTTAAATATCAATCGATTAATTATTCCATTTCTTCAGCATTCAGTTAAAAATcatgatattgataataagaaaattttattacaaaataaaatatttcaacaaTTCACTAATCTATTAGCGAATAAAGACtgtaaatataaatttgatgCATCTACTTTCATTCAACTatcttttcaatattctGATTTGTTATCTACacaaaaatttaaacttattttattaagaaCTTTAACATATTCATCTCAACGCGAGTACCctgaattttattattattcagGGCTAGCTTTACTATTAGTAGCCAAAAAAGATGTTACTTCTATAGAATgccttttaaaaaaaatacctATATCTGATGGAAGAAAAAGTATCCTAAAGTATTGTGTATActcatcattattaaagttaaatCAGTTTGAAAGTacatttattgaattaactaaatattttgataatttagcTATTCCTAACCCATCTTTAAAGAtccaaaattttaataacgATATAGAATTGacaattttcaaattgttagctgaaaattattttcttcaactGGCAACTTTCAATCCACATGCAGCTACTCATCAATGGGTGGCGTTTATTAGGAAATACTCTGATTATTTTTCCCTCTCGtatcaattttatcttcaatttattgaaaatctTCTTTTATCCAAGAATGCTAAAGTTAATTGGGAAATGGTTAAACGGATCTATGGTTATGCGTATCCTTTAAGTTTACGAAAGTCTGTTTCAATTCCAATGCCAATAATAAACTTTACTTGCTTATTATTTCCAGGgacaaaagaaaattttgcAAGCCAATCTATATCTTCGAACTTATCTTTATTACTACAATTTTGTATAAAAAAGAAGGACAcccaattattttttaaaattttaaacgAATCAATAATTAGAAACATAGTACTGAACTTAAACTCCAACATTTATCTCACCATGCTGAAATATCTTCATACTTCTGCACAGCCTAACTGTAATACTTCAATACCTATGAAAcatcttttatatattttagattCTCATGgttctttaatattaaaacaagGGAATAATTTTGCTTCATTACAATACATTAATTTTGTTAATATGACATTTGAAGATATGAAAGTACTTTGGATTTCCTTTTTTACTCGGTCAAAATTCTTTGAGAATATTTGTTTgtcaattaatattttacaatatcAGGatgttttaaatcaaatattttccaaaatttaCCTAATACtaaaaacagaaaatttgtttaatctaaaatatattttagtCATGTCATGTAGAGCATACACAAATGTTTTGCGCGCTACTACTTCCTCTAATACAACGAACGATACCTCTTTTGAGATAGATTCCACATATAGATTACTTGCTACCTtatctaatattatcagagaaatatatgaaatatattctaatGCTACATCGTTAGATAACTCTCAATTTGATTCTAAGAcaattactattattaaaaaaacaaacctaccaaaaataaataatttaccatccttatctaataataaatcccaattttattctttatcatatttgataaaatcCAATCCTATTTTTGGtcttaatatttatcaCATTTTAAGAAATGAGGGCTATTTGTTTGATACCACAACATACTTAGCATTACTTTATCATTGCAGATTTATTGATTCCAATATCGTCTCTGTTATCCAAAATGAACTGGAACAAAATCAATGTATTAGTGAATGTTTATCTAAAGCTTTTAATAAGGCCATAATTACAGCTCCcttgataaaaattaatgaatatatacAGTACTTGCCTATTACCAATAGCAAATTTCTCCTGAGTTTACCAGATcaatctattattaaactatttGATCAGACTTCCGATGCGCTAGATGTCATATGGAAGATTGGCTTCCCAACTAAGTTTCAATCTGAAGACATAAAATCTCGacataaattattaatatcatatatttataaaaggCTATATTCAGAACAACTCTATCaggaaattattaattttcaaagCTGTTGCGGATTAAATGacaaagatattattatactatTAAAGTCATATcttaaattgtttaaatttaatgattatGAAAAATGCTTGCATCAATTTAATAACAGAATTTCCCAAATAGAACGTAACGATTTATCTATAGAATATTCATATCGTAAAAAATTTGAGCAATTCAATATTCAGCAAGAAGAATCTcttatatcaaaaaataatagagaACATATGATGGCCAAAATCagttatttgaataattttccATTATGGACAATACCTAGAGTgaataagaatattataaagCCTCATAGTATACATATTTTAGGATATGAActattaaatcaattatttaatctGTCGACATTACTAAAAAGTTATAGCTATTATACggataatattaatgaattgaaaattctaaaatctGATACcttacaaaaatatttgttagTAAGGTTTATGCTATATGAAATATATGATGCCACTATGATCTTAAAAATGAACAGTTCTTTAAAGCTATTATCCCttattaaaatgaaaaactATTTGcgttttagaaaatttctaaattgtccaaatctaaatttccatgaaatgaaaatatacatTTCCATACTAGAACGAATTGATAAGGGTAAATTAGTTGAACTGCTTGATAATATAGTTGAATCACAGACTTTTAATAAGGATAAAAAACCTATTTTTTTGGAGGAGAAATGCAAATTCAAACTCGAAAATAATGAGATGAAAGAATTGGTCAAACATTtaagagaaaaaatatttaagtgTCATAACATAAGTAGCTATTAG
- the RSC9 gene encoding Rsc9p (similar to Saccharomyces cerevisiae RSC9 (YML127W); ancestral locus Anc_8.866), giving the protein MSVSGAQTPSNNNVKEETPQDSIDNINSNVNNENSFENLLAIPIKVNRFQSNGTYPLGITKTLHYSLNNLNVFQNLPKETARGIDDLTRLKMSLMSELPDEIKWSLKKYLAYSNKAPYIINLKENPDLLVVFKKFILDLKPLIKKFNTSIINTEENSDKIQMGLTSLLILRNLVQDSDSVQLLVQDNELKDFILFILIIYENTINPLSQKDKTSSSDKISNINSKSKSNPHILDEILQINLSYFNELIHYSLDLMEAISSYIAPAKKDDPFYICLVSILNFSKDRYIIISLLRSLSRLLVKSKSDEKSAADNLNDESLNLIVSFLLIESDGELITAALDLLYQFILPGSERISFLLNNNERFKILYSVLPKLLTFNNQLPNYSLLNNYKINLIKRLKPPVPKNAPDLPIETFKALLKLDEPKRSTAWLKCCFEPVTDSEVTQIVLWRNYESKFSTLVRQSGRKLLPAVEFIKNVSTAFEAAAPMVITDSSNGKKRFVIKNIQPRLVPLTIKESQYISTTPSINTSITTKYLHHTSTSSDDNSEDFISPAKQAPLPKIRFANNLSELSKAAATFLCLLSNDESGIGSKFSQDVKPIIFQHLADIPPLTSVLTEYMDNTHGNIQ; this is encoded by the coding sequence ATGAGTGTTTCTGGTGCTCAAACACctagcaataataatgttaaGGAAGAAACACCTCAAGActcaattgataatataaattccaacgtaaataatgaaaattcctttgaaaatttattagcTATTCCAATTAAGGTCAATAGATTCCAATCGAACGGGACATATCCATTAGGTATAACCAAGACGTTGCATTactctttaaataatttgaatgtGTTCCAGAATTTACCAAAGGAAACCGCTCGTGGGATTGATGATTTAACAAGACTAAAAATGTCATTAATGTCTGAATTGCCTGACGAAATTAAATGGtccttaaaaaaatatttagcaTATAGTAATAAAGCTccttatattattaatctgAAAGAAAACCCAGATTTATTGGTCGtttttaagaaattcatattagatttaaaacctttaattaaaaaatttaatacatcaattattaatactgAAGAAAATTCTGATAAGATTCAAATGGGATTAAcatctttattaattttaaggAATTTGGTTCAAGATAGTGATTCCGTTCAATTGTTAGTAcaagataatgaattaaaagattttatattatttattttgatcaTTTATGAAAATACGATCAATCCATTATCTCAAAAGGATAAAACAAGCAGCAGtgataaaatatcaaatataaattcaaaatctaAGTCAAATCCACATATATTAGATGAAATCCTTCAAATTAATCTAAGCTATTTCAACgaattaattcattattcttTAGACTTAATGGAGGCTATATCTTCTTATATTGCTCCTGCAAAGAAAGATGATccattttatatttgtttagtctcaattttaaatttttcaaaagatcgttatattataatatctttattaagATCATTATCAAGATTACTAGtgaaatcaaaatcagATGAAAAGAGTGCGgctgataatttaaatgatgaatcCTTAAATTTGATTGTATCTTTTCTATTGATAGAATCCGATGGAGAATTAATTACTGCAGCATTAGACTTATTGtatcaatttattttgcCAGGATCAGAAAGAAtttcatttcttttaaataataatgaacggtttaaaatattgtacTCAGTTTTACCAAAACTTTTAACATTTAATAACCAATTACCAAATTAtagtttattaaataattataaaattaatttaattaaaaggTTGAAACCTCCGGTACCAAAAAATGCGCCTGATTTACCAATAGAAACTTTTAAAGCATTATTAAAACTAGATGAACCAAAAAGATCAACAGCATGGTTAAAGTGTTGTTTTGAACCTGTAACGGATTCTGAAGTGACACAAATCGTACTTTGGAGAAATTATGAATCAAAATTTAGCACATTGGTTCGCCAATCAGGTAGAAAATTACTGCCAGCTGTAGAGTTCATTAAAAATGTTTCGACTGCATTTGAAGCAGCAGCTCCAATGGTGATTACAGATTCCTCGAAtggtaaaaaaagatttgtAATCAAGAATATTCAACCAAGATTAGTGCCTCTAACAATAAAAGAATCTCAATACATTTCAACCACACCATCTATTAATACATCTATAACAACTAAATATTTGCATCATACTAGTACCAGCTCAGACGACAATAGTGAGGATTTTATTTCACCAGCCAAGCAGGCCCCTCTACCAAAAATACGATTtgctaataatttatcagaATTATCAAAGGCAGCTGCTACTTTCCTTTGTTTATTATCTAATGATGAATCAGGTATTGGTTCTAAATTTTCGCAAGATGTTAAACCAATAATATTCCAACATTTAGCTGATATTCCACCATTAACGAGTGTACTAACAGAGTATATGGATAATACCCATGGCAATATTCAGTAG
- the COX14 gene encoding Cox14p (similar to Saccharomyces cerevisiae COX14 (YML129C); ancestral locus Anc_8.868): MARYAWYTRVTDALHRLTILTLLGGGLYLGSGVVYTIYMNTKSLNDKQSKLISNAPGAGDDQDKKQEQ, encoded by the coding sequence ATGGCTCGTTATGCATGGTACACAAGAGTTACTGATGCTTTACATCGTTTAACTATCCTAACATTATTAGGTGGTGGTTTATATCTAGGTAGTGGTGTAGTATACACTATTTATATGAATactaaatctttaaatgaCAAACAATCAAAGCTAATAAGTAATGCGCCTGGTGCTGGAGATGATCAAGATAAAAAACAAGaacaataa
- the TBLA0G03640 gene encoding uncharacterized protein (ancestral locus Anc_8.870) — MLPPPPPPPPSETPIESLTTTNISSNVKSHTKSNGNTIANAITPLNKGLKEDNNDHCFFFYEIGACRYNSKCIKKHIRPTRSNCIVLLNLIDLKLNTEVTNYAFDSIYQDIFLEAMKFGKILSLEISVNENDCLNGNVYIKYLNDSIARDAMNNFNTRWYDERPIYCDLVNYNEGTCRRYDNGNCARGPECTLLHRRWPSSRLKWDLESSQKD; from the coding sequence ATGTTACCTCCTCCACCACCACCTCCACCATCAGAGACTCCTATAGAATCGttaacaacaacaaatattAGTTCAAACGTCAAATCTCATACCAAATCAAATGGTAATACCATAGCCAATGCTATAACACCTTTAAATAAAGGTTTAAAAGAGGACAATAATGATcattgcttttttttttatgaaaTAGGTGCTTGCCGTTACAATTCTAAATGTATCAAAAAGCATATTAGACCAACCAGATCCAATTGcatagtattattaaatttaatagacTTAAAACTGAACACGGAAGTTACAAACTATGCATTCGATTCAATTTATCAAGATATTTTTCTGGAAGCTATGAAGTTTGGTAAAATTTTATCACTAGAGATTTCtgtaaatgaaaatgattgTTTAAACGGTAATGTgtatatcaaatatttgaatgattCCATTGCTAGGGATGCAATGAATAACTTCAATACAAGGTGGTATGATGAAAGGCCCATATATTGTGATCTTGTAAACTACAACGAAGGTACATGCCGCAGATATGATAACGGGAATTGTGCTAGAGGCCCTGAATGTACCTTATTACATAGAAGATGGCCTTCAAGCAGATTAAAATGGGACTTAGAGTCTAGTCAGAAAGATTAG
- the TBLA0G03650 gene encoding phosphatidylinositol-specific phospholipase C, producing the protein MVNYNEWMSQLNGDVNVGHLSIPGTHNSAASHTAMPSVKCQDKSITEQLNNGVRFFDIRLGKFFFKDKDTDGDGHDDYNSNDLQVIHGKFPVKMPFPLEFSKVLEEFYSFLDENPKESCIVSLKQEGSNSWDNDNDEFGNFIWNNYISKNEDKWYLNNQLPNLNDCRGKIILFRRFGIKDENKANNYGIEASYWSYNTTDEDRGSFRVQDFCEINDRAAIDQKADHVKQFMTTATEYNGTQSSNPKLFLNFCSGANFFDHQCWPEEIANRIETCGIQDNVKRGCGIVIVDYAGKNDWSIVKRMVDSNF; encoded by the coding sequence atGGTTAACTATAACGAATGGATGTCTCAATTAAACGGGGACGTTAATGTTGGCCACTTATCCATTCCAGGTACACATAACAGTGCTGCTAGTCATACTGCCATGCCTTCGGTCAAATGTCAAGATAAAAGTATTACCGAGCAATTGAATAACGGTGTTAGATTCTTTGATATTAGATTGGGgaaattctttttcaagGATAAAGATACTGATGGTGACGGCCACGACGATTATAATTCCAATGACCTACAAGTAATCCATGGCAAATTCCCAGTTAAGATGCCCTTCCCAttagaattttcaaaagtatTGGAGGAATTTTATTCCTTTTTAGATGAAAACCCAAAGGAATCTTGCATTGTTTCATTGAAACAAGAAGGTTCAAATTCTTGggataatgataatgatgaatttggTAATTTCATTTGGAATAACTATATCTCCAAAAATGAAGACAAATGGTacttaaataatcaattacCAAATTTGAATGACTGTAGAGGTAAGATCATCTTGTTCCGTAGATTCGGTATTAAGGACGAAAACAAAGCCAACAATTATGGGATCGAGGCTTCATACTGGTCTTATAATACCACTGATGAAGACCGTGGCTCATTCAGAGTTCAAGATTTCTgtgaaattaatgatagAGCTGCTATCGATCAAAAAGCCGATCATGTTAAACAATTCATGACTACCGCCACTGAGTATAATGGAACACAAAGTTCTAATCCTAAgttatttctaaatttctGCTCAGGTGCTAACTTTTTTGATCACCAATGTTGGCCAGAAGAAATTGCCAATAGAATAGAAACATGTGGCATTCAAGACAATGTGAAACGTGGTTGTGGTATTGTTATTGTCGACTATGCTGGCAAGAATGATTGGAGTATTGTGAAGAGAATGGTTGATTCTAACTTTTAA
- the TBLA0G03660 gene encoding uncharacterized protein — MSDKIISLSIPLIDQNVSADANVSHIDSSSPPQYSEFETYQNIDNHQSTHKIMKILHNIITVLRRTRLHLIVCVKKFRKNRNFKLITLITLIFSLLIFMYSVNYKSINFSKTYYYTYLPLWKETNEVQFKKDLVNLDLINYLNYRSTDKMPITPEIQNQKYKRFKIKGFVTNLNLNSITSKKKKKTSKDLIDENGKLIPVNEYELSQNNDYSSNVDCEDLEHSSEIQYSKERKILEDDLISVRKETLLKDDEWAKKVGEEEEKDMTNEEIIKKSWTRFGGSSIWLEEHHCYITVTRIMYAGNGDRLRPDVSIIRAQAFDKDWNELIGKRIPKLDISLPDNIEEEIQKIDKEFGVSATCEYLVDTPSSYESCLARQANDFLDETRRRDSLLENYFVTYPTIYRFPFNSGGQFTGAEDPRIILRKTGQTQEPVVVFNMQDSWGRQMYAFLPHRTTDRLVQFVLPGSNRVEKNWSPFFSKEDVISDLSRGTIHFVYGYSPLEILKCSLNDGLCERVFEKRTLGLSEANNYNGIRGGTQLVPLPSVIARISGKQMWLSFAKLHLDNCGCGRRFYRPMLNLLIEHNGIYHQELVVPSMDFDTDVLGWKHEGYTCEDVNVMSPNSIAFWDVIGQDPKTKKFEDYIIFTYSEADAISKVMTIRGILDYIVKMYSDKDIAEDFIPSDDSDHILSKTLKCMSKYADLKCKQYGASHKS; from the coding sequence ATGTcagataaaattatttctttaagtATCCCACTAATCGATCAAAATGTTTCAGCAGATGCAAATGTTTCACACATAGACTCGTCATCTCCGCCACAATATTCAGAGTTCGAAACCTATCAAAATATCGATAATCATCAGTCAACACataaaataatgaagattttgCACAATATTATCACTGTATTACGAAGAACGAGACTTCATTTAATAGTATGtgtgaaaaaatttagaaaaaatagaaacTTCAAATTAATTACTCTTAtaactttaattttcagtttattaatattcatgTATTCTGTTAACTATAAATctatcaatttttcaaagacATATTATTACACATACTTGCCACTCTGGAAAGAGACTAACGAAGTACAATTTAAAAAGGATTTGGtaaatttagatttaataaattatttgaattatagATCGACTGACAAAATGCCAATTACCCCAGAAATTCAAAACcagaaatataaaagatttaaaattaaggGTTTTgtaacaaatttaaatttgaactCTATCACCtcgaaaaaaaagaaaaagacgTCAAAGGATTTGATAGATGAAAATGGGAAATTAATACCTGTCaatgaatatgaattatcacaaaataatgattataGCTCAAATGTTGACTGTGAAGATTTAGAACATTCGTCAGaaattcaatattcaaAGGAAAGGAAGATTTTGgaagatgatttaatttcagTTAGAAAGGAAACCCTATTGAAAGATGATGAATGGGCTAAAAAAGTAGGagaggaagaagaaaaggATATGActaatgaagaaataataaaaaaaagctGGACAAGATTTGGTGGATCAAGCATTTGGTTAGAAGAGCACCATTGCTATATCACTGTAACTCGTATAATGTATGCTGGTAACGGTGATAGGTTAAGGCCTGATGTTTCAATAATTAGGGCTCAAGCATTTGACAAAGATTGGAATGAATTAATTGGAAAACGTATTCCAAAATTAGATATAAGCCTACCGGATAATATTGAGGaagaaatacaaaaaatagACAAAGAATTTGGAGTGTCCGCCACCTGTGAATATTTAGTTGATACTCCAAGTTCTTATGAGAGCTGTTTAGCCAGACAGGCTAATGATTTCTTAGATGAAACTAGGAGACGAGATTCTCTGTTAGAGAATTATTTCGTTACTTATCCTACTATATATAGATTTCCCTTCAATTCTGGAGGACAATTTACTGGTGCAGAGGATCcaagaattatattaagGAAAACTGGTCAAACACAAGAACCAGTCGTTGTATTTAATATGCAAGACTCTTGGGGTAGGCAAATGTATGCATTTTTACCACATAGAACCACTGACCGATTAGTTCAATTTGTACTTCCAGGTAGTAATCgtgttgaaaaaaattggtctccatttttttccaaagaGGATGTTATATCAGATTTATCTCGGGGGACTATTCATTTTGTATATGGATATAGTCCacttgaaatattaaaatgttCATTGAATGACGGTTTATGTGAAAGAGTATTTGAAAAACGTACCTTAGGTTTAAGTGAGgcaaataattataatggCATTCGTGGTGGCACTCAACTTGTTCCACTACCTAGTGTTATTGCTCGAATATCAGGTAAGCAAATGTGGCTAAGTTTTGCAAAATTGCATCTTGACAACTGTGGATGTGGCAGGAGGTTCTATAGGCCGATGttaaatctattaattGAACATAATGGTATATATCATCAAGAATTGGTTGTGCCATCTATGGATTTTGATACAGATGTACTGGGATGGAAACATGAAGGTTATACATGTGAAGATGTAAATGTAATGTCACCTAATTCAATTGCATTTTGGGATGTAATTGGACAAGATCCaaaaacaaagaaatttgaggattatataatatttacttATAGCGAGGCAGATGCTATATCTAAAGTAATGACTATCAGAGGTATATTAGATTACATCGTGAAGATGTACAGCGATAAGGATATTGCTGAAGATTTTATTCCAAGTGATGATAGTGACCATATTTTGTCTAAGACATTAAAATGTATGTCAAAATACGCTGACCTTAAATGTAAACAATATGGTGCTAGTCATAAGagttaa